The following proteins come from a genomic window of Misgurnus anguillicaudatus chromosome 10, ASM2758022v2, whole genome shotgun sequence:
- the fbxl4 gene encoding F-box/LRR-repeat protein 4 isoform X1 yields MFPMLTLLSMFYYICLRRRSRSGTRSEALGSRRAVELGQRSALPVTVEVEQYGKEVLDFSSHYGSENSMSYTMWNLAGVPNVYPSSGDFTQTAVFRTYGGWWGQCTSASPPFRRTPSNFHSQDFLELAFEEPVYPTAVEVLETYHPGAVVKILACSLNPFSQNPPADVRWEVLWAGKPTKALTPQARQFSPSIRQISFATNLLRLEVNSSLLDYYTELDAVILRGVRERPILALYKIPVIDISDLSDSDEEISEVGGLCCRSGGENKHNLGNGYFDRLPYELIQLIVSHLALPDLCRLAQSCKLFHKHCCDPLQYIQLSLQPYWARLTDASLCHLQSRCTLLQRLNMSWTGNRGAVTATGFCSFVKACGLSLVCLQLSCCHFLTEACLEVIAQMCPSLQELNLASCDRLHPQAFNHIAKLPKLRRLVLYRTKVEQSAMLNILTFCPELRHLNLGSCVMIEDYDVVASMLSARCRSLRSLDLWRCRNLSERGLAELVTGCRLLEELDLGWCSTLQSSSSCFQHLARSLPRLRKLFLTANRTVCDSDLEELAANCNALEHLDILGTRMVSSASLRKLLQSCPRLKLLDVSFCSQIDSRVAQELSGLFPNVSIKKSFTQ; encoded by the exons ATGTTTCCTATGCTAACCCTTCTGAGCATGTTTTACTATATCTGTCTGCGGCGGCGCTCCAGGAGCGGGACGCGGAGTGAAGCATTGGGCAGTCGGCGGGCCGTGGAGCTGGGCCAGCGTTCGGCACTGCCCGTCACGGTGGAGGTGGAGCAGTATGGCAAGGAGGTCCTGGACTTCAGCTCTCACTACGGCAGTGAGAACAGCATGTCTTACACCATGTGGAACCTAGCGGGTGTGCCTAACGTCTACCCTAGCTCAGGAGACTTTACTCAGACGGCCGTGTTCCGGACTTATGGAGGTTGGTGGGGGCAGTGTACGAGCGCCTCACCTCCTTTCCGCCGTACGCCATCCAATTTCCACAGCCAGGATTTCCTGGAGCTGGCCTTCGAGGAGCCTGTCTATCCCACGGCTGTGGAAGTGCTGGAGACTTACCACCCTGGGGCAGTTGTCAAGATCTTGGCATGCTCACTCAACCCATTCTCCCAAAACCCACCAGCTGATGTTAG GTGGGAGGTCCTGTGGGCCGGTAAGCCCACCAAAGCTCTGACCCCTCAAGCTCGCCAGTTCTCACCCAGCATCAGGCAGATCAGCTTTGCCACCAATCTGCTGCGTCTGGAAGTGAACAGCTCTCTGTTGGACTACTACACCGAGCTGGATGCAGTGATCCTGCGTGGTGTTCGGGAGAGACCCATTTTGGCCCTTTATAAGATCCCGGTCATTGACATCAGTGATCTGAGTGACAGCGATGAGGAGATAAGTGAGGTTGGAGGACTCTGCTGCAGGTCAGGTGGAGAAAACAAGCACAACCTGGGAAACGGCTACTTTGATAGGCTACCTTATGAG CTGATCCAACTGATTGTAAGTCACCTGGCGCTTCCAGACTTGTGCCGATTGGCTCAGAGCTGCAAGCTCTTTCACAAGCACTGCTGTGACCCGCTGCAGTACATTCAGCTGAGCCTGCAGCCGTACTGGGCCCGGCTTACTGATGCCTCCCTGTGCCACCTACAGAGCCGCTGCACACTCCTGCAGAGGTTAAACATGTCCTGGACGGGCAACCGCGGAGCTGTGACGGCCACTGGGTTCTGCAG cTTTGTAAAGGCCTGTGGGCTCAGTCTGGTGTGTTTGCAGTTGTCATGCTGTCATTTCCTGACTGAAGCGTGTTTAGAGGTGATCGCCCAGATGTGTCCGTCCCTGCAGGAGCTGAATTTGGCTTCCTGTGACCGTCTGCATCCTCAGGCCTTCAATCACATCGCCAAACTCCCTAAACTGCGCAGACTCGTGCTTTATCGCACCAAAGTTGAG CAATCAGCCATGTTAAACATCCTCACATTCTGCCCAGAGCTCAGGCACCTTAACCTGGGAAGTTGTGTAATG ATCGAGGACTACGATGTAGTAGCAAGCATGCTCAGTGCACGCTGCCGTTCCCTGCGCTCTCTCGACCTGTGGCGCTGCAGGAACCTGAGCGAGCGTGGGCTAGCGGAGCTGGTTACGGGCTGCAGGCTGCTAGAGGAGCTGGACCTGGGTTGGTGCTCCACGCTTCAGAGCAGCTCCAGCTGCTTCCAGCATTTGGCCCGCAGCTTGCCACGCCTTCGCAAGCTCTTCCTCACCGCCAACCGCACTGTGTGCGACTCCGACCTGGAGGAGCTGGCTGCTAACTGCAATGCACTGGAGCATCTTGATATACTGG GCACGCGGATGGTGAGCTCTGCCTCTCTGCGGAAATTACTGCAATCCTGTCCTCGGTTGAAGCTGCTGGATGTGTCCTTCTGCTCCCAGATCGACTCTCGCGTTGCCCAGGAGCTTAGTGGCCTTTTCCCCAATGTGTCCATAAAGAAGAGTTTCACTCAGTAA
- the pou3f2b gene encoding POU domain, class 3, transcription factor 2, which yields MNVLEGRSSGARLCVHLAKSLGDACGKRVTVKCKVPLIGAISPAPRVMATTASNHYNILTSSPSIVHSEPGSMQQATAYRDAQTLLQSDYSLQSNSHPLSHAHQWITALSHGEGGPWSSSPLGEQDIKPAVQSTRDEMHNSSSLQHQSRAPHLVHQTHTNHHDSRAWRTTTAAHIPSMATSNGQSLIYSQPGFSVNGLIPGSGQGIHHHAHEDHHSPHLSDHGHPPSQHQHQTHQSHHDHSDEDTPTSDDLEQFAKQFKQRRIKLGFTQADVGLALGTLYGNVFSQTTICRFEALQLSFKNMCKLKPLLNKWLEEADSTSGSPTSLDKIAAQGRKRKKRTSIEVSVKGALESHFLKCPKPAASEITSLADSLQLEKEVVRVWFCNRRQKEKRMTPPGGPLPGTEDVYGDTPPHHGVQTPVQ from the coding sequence ATGAACGTCTTAGAGGGGCGGAGCTCAGGTGCGCGCCTCTGCGTCCACTTGGCAAAGAGCCTGGGAGACGCCTGTGGCAAAAGAGTAACTGTCAAATGCAAGGTTCCCCTAATAGGAGCGATCAGTCCGGCTCCGAGAGTCATGGCGACTACAGCATCCAATCATTACAACATCCTCACCTCCAGCCCATCTATTGTACACTCGGAGCCTGGAAGCATGCAGCAAGCTACGGCTTACAGGGACGCGCAAACCCTGTTGCAGAGTGACTACTCACTGCAGAGCAACAGTCACCCGCTCAGCCACGCGCACCAGTGGATAACAGCCTTATCACACGGAGAAGGAGGTCCGTGGTCGTCCAGTCCCCTCGGCGAGCAGGACATCAAGCCAGCGGTACAGAGCACCCGGGACGAGATGCACAATTCGAGCAGTTTGCAGCATCAGTCGCGAGCACCGCACCTGGTACATCAGACGCACACTAACCATCACGATTCAAGGGCATGGAGAACAACAACGGCAGCTCACATTCCCAGCATGGCAACATCAAACGGACAGAGCCTTATTTACTCCCAGCCCGGGTTCAGCGTGAACGGTCTCATCCCGGGCAGCGGCCAGGGCATCCACCACCACGCACACGAGGACCACCACAGTCCCCATCTCAGCGACCACGGCCATCCGCCGTCCCAACACCAGCACCAGACGCACCAGAGTCACCACGACCACTCGGACGAGGACACGCCGACCTCCGACGACTTGGAACAGTTTgcaaaacagtttaaacagaGGAGGATCAAGCTGGGTTTCACGCAGGCGGACGTTGGACTAGCTTTGGGAACGCTTTATGGAAATGTGTTTTCGCAGACCACGATATGCAGGTTCGAGGCCCTGCAACTTAGCTTCAAGAACATGTGCAAGCTCAAACCTTTGTTGAACAAGTGGTTGGAGGAGGCAGACTCCACATCTGGGAGCCCCACCAGCTTGGACAAGATAGCCGCGCAAGGGAGGAAGCGCAAAAAGCGGACTTCCATTGAGGTAAGCGTCAAAGGGGCTTTGGAAAGCCATTTCCTTAAGTGCCCAAAGCCAGCCGCGTCGGAAATTACTTCGCTGGCGGACAGTCTGCAGTTGGAAAAAGAGGTTGTGAGGGTTTGGTTTTGTAATAGAAGACAGAAAGAGAAACGGATGACTCCTCCCGGAGGACCTCTACCGGGTACCGAGGACGTATACGGAGACACGCCGCCGCATCACGGAGTTCAGACGCCAGTTCAGTGA
- the fbxl4 gene encoding F-box/LRR-repeat protein 4 isoform X2 encodes MDRQQQHSDQRSYHLSGTRSEALGSRRAVELGQRSALPVTVEVEQYGKEVLDFSSHYGSENSMSYTMWNLAGVPNVYPSSGDFTQTAVFRTYGGWWGQCTSASPPFRRTPSNFHSQDFLELAFEEPVYPTAVEVLETYHPGAVVKILACSLNPFSQNPPADVRWEVLWAGKPTKALTPQARQFSPSIRQISFATNLLRLEVNSSLLDYYTELDAVILRGVRERPILALYKIPVIDISDLSDSDEEISEVGGLCCRSGGENKHNLGNGYFDRLPYELIQLIVSHLALPDLCRLAQSCKLFHKHCCDPLQYIQLSLQPYWARLTDASLCHLQSRCTLLQRLNMSWTGNRGAVTATGFCSFVKACGLSLVCLQLSCCHFLTEACLEVIAQMCPSLQELNLASCDRLHPQAFNHIAKLPKLRRLVLYRTKVEQSAMLNILTFCPELRHLNLGSCVMIEDYDVVASMLSARCRSLRSLDLWRCRNLSERGLAELVTGCRLLEELDLGWCSTLQSSSSCFQHLARSLPRLRKLFLTANRTVCDSDLEELAANCNALEHLDILGTRMVSSASLRKLLQSCPRLKLLDVSFCSQIDSRVAQELSGLFPNVSIKKSFTQ; translated from the exons ATGGACCGACAGCAGCAACATTCAGATCAACGATCATATCATTT GAGCGGGACGCGGAGTGAAGCATTGGGCAGTCGGCGGGCCGTGGAGCTGGGCCAGCGTTCGGCACTGCCCGTCACGGTGGAGGTGGAGCAGTATGGCAAGGAGGTCCTGGACTTCAGCTCTCACTACGGCAGTGAGAACAGCATGTCTTACACCATGTGGAACCTAGCGGGTGTGCCTAACGTCTACCCTAGCTCAGGAGACTTTACTCAGACGGCCGTGTTCCGGACTTATGGAGGTTGGTGGGGGCAGTGTACGAGCGCCTCACCTCCTTTCCGCCGTACGCCATCCAATTTCCACAGCCAGGATTTCCTGGAGCTGGCCTTCGAGGAGCCTGTCTATCCCACGGCTGTGGAAGTGCTGGAGACTTACCACCCTGGGGCAGTTGTCAAGATCTTGGCATGCTCACTCAACCCATTCTCCCAAAACCCACCAGCTGATGTTAG GTGGGAGGTCCTGTGGGCCGGTAAGCCCACCAAAGCTCTGACCCCTCAAGCTCGCCAGTTCTCACCCAGCATCAGGCAGATCAGCTTTGCCACCAATCTGCTGCGTCTGGAAGTGAACAGCTCTCTGTTGGACTACTACACCGAGCTGGATGCAGTGATCCTGCGTGGTGTTCGGGAGAGACCCATTTTGGCCCTTTATAAGATCCCGGTCATTGACATCAGTGATCTGAGTGACAGCGATGAGGAGATAAGTGAGGTTGGAGGACTCTGCTGCAGGTCAGGTGGAGAAAACAAGCACAACCTGGGAAACGGCTACTTTGATAGGCTACCTTATGAG CTGATCCAACTGATTGTAAGTCACCTGGCGCTTCCAGACTTGTGCCGATTGGCTCAGAGCTGCAAGCTCTTTCACAAGCACTGCTGTGACCCGCTGCAGTACATTCAGCTGAGCCTGCAGCCGTACTGGGCCCGGCTTACTGATGCCTCCCTGTGCCACCTACAGAGCCGCTGCACACTCCTGCAGAGGTTAAACATGTCCTGGACGGGCAACCGCGGAGCTGTGACGGCCACTGGGTTCTGCAG cTTTGTAAAGGCCTGTGGGCTCAGTCTGGTGTGTTTGCAGTTGTCATGCTGTCATTTCCTGACTGAAGCGTGTTTAGAGGTGATCGCCCAGATGTGTCCGTCCCTGCAGGAGCTGAATTTGGCTTCCTGTGACCGTCTGCATCCTCAGGCCTTCAATCACATCGCCAAACTCCCTAAACTGCGCAGACTCGTGCTTTATCGCACCAAAGTTGAG CAATCAGCCATGTTAAACATCCTCACATTCTGCCCAGAGCTCAGGCACCTTAACCTGGGAAGTTGTGTAATG ATCGAGGACTACGATGTAGTAGCAAGCATGCTCAGTGCACGCTGCCGTTCCCTGCGCTCTCTCGACCTGTGGCGCTGCAGGAACCTGAGCGAGCGTGGGCTAGCGGAGCTGGTTACGGGCTGCAGGCTGCTAGAGGAGCTGGACCTGGGTTGGTGCTCCACGCTTCAGAGCAGCTCCAGCTGCTTCCAGCATTTGGCCCGCAGCTTGCCACGCCTTCGCAAGCTCTTCCTCACCGCCAACCGCACTGTGTGCGACTCCGACCTGGAGGAGCTGGCTGCTAACTGCAATGCACTGGAGCATCTTGATATACTGG GCACGCGGATGGTGAGCTCTGCCTCTCTGCGGAAATTACTGCAATCCTGTCCTCGGTTGAAGCTGCTGGATGTGTCCTTCTGCTCCCAGATCGACTCTCGCGTTGCCCAGGAGCTTAGTGGCCTTTTCCCCAATGTGTCCATAAAGAAGAGTTTCACTCAGTAA